A genome region from Triticum aestivum cultivar Chinese Spring chromosome 2B, IWGSC CS RefSeq v2.1, whole genome shotgun sequence includes the following:
- the LOC123041979 gene encoding beta-1,2-xylosyltransferase XYXT1 — MRGGDGKPGRGPKRQLNAGYVVGGLLMLLTYLVAQHFAVSSPNVVITEAPRIVDDVKSPGETAVVSREVPQIVDNTKDPGETAVVSAEVPQIADNTIKAPRETENGKVVCNMEGRSDTCEVDGDVRTNGTALSVTLVPAASWPERHEWMINPYSRRFASLRKVTVTQLQDRAAAPPCTVTHDMPAVLFGVGGYAANYWHAYADILVPLFVASRRYHGEVMFLVSNIQFRPRWLVKYRAFLQGLSKYDLVDMDGDAQVRCFPRVTVGLRLDKELSIVPELVPGGRLSMPDFTGFLREAYALPRGAAASLAREPEKKPRLLLIHRGHYRRILNEPEVARAAEAAGFEAVVTELRGGGDTPEGEVEQARVVNSFDVVLGLHGAGLTNAMFLPPGGVLIQVVPYGNMEDIARAEFSEPATDMGLKYLDYSVCAEESSLMETLGPEHPAVKDPASVHRSGWDKVFELYLAKQNVRINVTRFAPTLAQALDHLRRQ, encoded by the exons ATGCGCGGCGGCGATGGGAAGCCCGGGAGGGGCCCGAAGAGGCAGCTCAACGCCGGCTACGTCGTCGGCGGCCTCCTCATGCTCCTCACCTATCTCGTCGCTCAGCATTTCGCGGTCAGCTCCCCCAATG TTGTCATCACGGAAGCACCACGGATCGTGGACGATGTCAAGTCTCCCGGCGAAACAG CGGTTGTCAGTAGGGAAGTACCACAGATCGTGGATAATACCAAAGATCCCGGCGAAACAG CTGTTGTCAGTGCGGAAGTACCACAAATCGCGGATAATACTATCAAAGCTCCCCGTGAAACAG AGAATGGCAAGGTGGTGTGTAACATGGAGGGCCGCTCCGACACCTGCGAAGTCGACGGCGACGTGCGCACCAACGGCACAGCCCTGTCGGTGACCCTCGTCCCGGCGGCGAGCTGGCCGGAGCGCCACGAGTGGATGATCAACCCGTACTCGCGGAGGTTCGCCAGCCTCAGGAAGGTCACCGTGACGCAGCTGCAGGACCGGGCGGCCGCCCCGCCGTGCACGGTGACCCACGACATGCCGGCCGTCCTGTTCGGGGTCGGCGGGTACGCGGCCAACTACTGGCACGCCTACGCCGACATCCTGGTGCCGCTGTTCGTCGCGTCGCGGCGGTACCACGGCGAGGTCATGTTCCTGGTCAGCAACATCCAGTTCAGGCCGCGGTGGCTGGTCAAGTACAGGGCCTTCCTGCAGGGGCTGTCCAAGTACGACCTCGTGGACATGGACGGGGACGCGCAGGTGCGGTGCTTCCCGCGCGTCACCGTGGGGCTCCGCCTCGACAAGGAGCTGAGCATCGTCCCCGAGCTGGTGCCGGGGGGCCGCCTCTCCATGCCCGACTTCACCGGGTTCCTGCGCGAGGCCTACGCGCTCCCACGCGGCGCGGCGGCCAGCCTGGCCCGGGAGCCGGAGAAGAAGCCGCGGCTGCTGCTGATCCACCGGGGCCACTACCGCCGCATCCTGAACGAGCCGGAGGTggcgcgagcggcggaggcggcggggttcGAGGCGGTGGTGACGGAGCTGCGGGGCGGGGGCGACACGCCGGAGGGGGAGGTGGAGCAGGCGCGGGTGGTGAACTCGTTCGACGTGGTGCTGGGCCTGCACGGCGCGGGGCTGACGAACGCCATGTTCCTGCCGCCCGGCGGCGTGCTGATCCAGGTGGTGCCGTACGGGAACATGGAGGACATCGCGAGGGCGGAGTTCAGCGAGCCCGCCACGGACATGGGGCTCAAGTACCTCGACTACAGCGTGTGCGCGGAGGAGAGCTCGCTGATGGAGACGCTGGGGCCGGAGCACCCGGCGGTCAAGGACCCCGCCTCCGTCCACCGCAGCGGCTGGGACAAGGTGTTCGAGCTGTACCTCGCCAAGCAGAACGTCCGCATCAACGTCACCCGCTTCGCGCCGACGCTGGCGCAGGCGCTCGACCACCTACGCCGGCAGTAG